In Miscanthus floridulus cultivar M001 chromosome 8, ASM1932011v1, whole genome shotgun sequence, the sequence tcctcctgctcaacTTCAACCTTCTGAGCCACCTCGGAAGCCCAGCGCCAGCGCTCTGGCTAATCCTCCTGCGGACATAACGTACAGCAGGCCCAAGGTGGGAGCTGTGTACGGCCGTGTGAAGCTCAAGTTCAAGTCGTCCAAGACGGTGGACTCGCCGCTCCGCCCGCAGCAGCAGGATTCTTCGGAAGCTGAAGTGCCACCGCTTGCTGATGCTGGGAAATCGGAAGGCGCTGCTGTCCCTGAAGTAATCAAAAGAGCTGACGCGGAGAAGGCTGCGGTCGTGACGGATGGGCAGCAAGCAGACGGGCAAGGGTTGGAGTCGAGTGACGCGGATAAGGAGAAGGTGGCAAGGAAAGTAGGAGGCATTAAGATCAAGTTGGCGGGGCTGCCTTCTGGAGAAAACAGCACACCGGATCGGAAAGCTGATTCAGTAGTTGAGCCTCCTCCGAGCAAGCAGGAAGCTCTTTTGGAAAGCAAAAAAATGGAGGATGTGGTGGAGCTGTGGAGCTCACAGGAGTCAGAAGAAAAACAGTCTACTCCGGAACATCAGCGCAACGAGAAAGAGCTGGCTGCTGCACTTGAAGTGAGTAGAGTTCGGCTTACCTTTATGTGAGGTCTCTTGCGTTTTACCTATGAGAGATATGCTGAATCTGGATAATAAAGGTTATACTGAAACTCTGTTTGCACTTGTTTCTCAGGCTATTAAGAAAGTTATGAAGATGGACGCTGCTGATCCGTTCAATGTTCCAGTGGATCCCATTGCATTAGAAATACCTGTGAGTATTTTGTGCTACACATTGCAGTTTCTTTCGTTTGAAATACACAACTCTTCATCTGTTAAGCATGTCTTGCCTGTCCAATGTGGCACTCCAGCAATGGAAAACTGCCCTGCAAAACCGCCCCAGGGGGTTAATTAAACGGTATTTACTTTGACTAGATAAGGTGCAATATACCTGTTTTTTTAAGCTTCACCAAAGACTGTACGCCTTTCCAGATGAAATGACCAATAGGCTATAGCACATTGTAGTCTCATCCTTTGAGAAGTTATGGTAATAATATCGATCACTCACGCTGTGGGTTCAGAACTTCAGATACAGTTTCCATAAATGTGTGTCAAATTTTTCATTTTCCTTTAGTCTCTGTCTTTTGGTGGATTGattatgttatatatatattgctAATTCCATCTGCGGGGATCTAAGTTTTGGGGTAGTGCATTCAATTTGTCTTTTTCTTAGTACTAGTATTTAAACTTCTATCATGAGAATGCTTATCTAACTAGGATGAAAGGTTCACCTTTTCTTATGACACTGGGAGCAAAACCCTATCAGGGTAGATTAACTTGCCTGTAACAACAGTCCTGCATCCCAGGTGCATATTGCGATATATGGAACATAGATAAGAGGGCAAGGAAAGCTATTGCAACCTCAAACGTGGATAAGTTCAGCTGCAGTTTTTATTTTCCTTTTGTTTCTTGGATTTCTCTATCTATGTCTCCTGGCCTTTGTCTTAACCCAAGTACCTGGCTATATAAGCATATGCTTATAGATCTACTGCTGTTGAAAATATATCTTTTGCCTATTCTTATTTCGTTCACTTCATCTGTTTCCCAACCCTAACACATATGAAACTTTGTAGGATTATTTTGATGTTATTGATACTCCTATGGATTTTGGCACAATATGTCAAAATTTGGAACGTGGTGACAAGTATATGAATTCGGAGGATGTATATAAGGATGTGCAATTCATATGGGATAACTGTATCAAGTACAACAGTAAAGGCGATTACATAATTGAGCTTATGAAACGGGTCAAGAAGGGCTTCATGAAATATTGGTTGGCCGCTGGCTTGTATTCTGATGTGCCAGACAGCGGTATGTATTGGATATCTGACAGCTATCGTCATTTGTCCTTAATTTACTTCTGTTCAATGTTTGACTTGATTCGATTCTTGTCAACTGCTACTATTTCAACTTTCAAGTAGTGTACAAATGAGATCTTTTATATATGTCATCAATGTCTattttatcattgattcatttgcAGGACATTTATGATTTATTTTAAAATAATTCAGTGAGCAGTGAGGAAAATTGATTCATTTGCAGGACATTAATGATTCATTTTAAAATAATTCAGTGAGCAGTGAGGAAAATAAGCTTATTGCATCATGTACATCTAATGTTCATGTAGCCAGATTTTTTTGGAACTTCTGGATTATAATAATGAACTAAGGATGCGACCATTGCACCCTCCTTGAGCATTTCGGTGTAATGGAAAACTATTCTTACACAACTGTCATTCATTTCGCATCTATAGTTTTTCTTTTACCTTTTACATGTGCATCCGTTCAAATATATGATTTACCCATATGTTGTGTAGGCGGCAATGACAACACTGGCGATGAGGATGCCAAAGGCCACTCAAAGAACAAGGCTAAGAACAAAAGGCGACGCCCAGGGTATGCCATTAATGTATCCTGCAGCTGCATTCAAGTTCTTAATCTATTCTAGAGGCTAAACTATCATGCAGCGAAGCTGATGTGCCATGCAACTTTAGCACACATATAGAATGGGAAAATTGTGATGTATTGTGGTACTGCTAAAGAGAGGATGGAAATCAAGGCAAATATTCGACGGGGAAAAAAGATGACCTGCCCCATTAGAGCACATGATAGGCATTCTGCAACGTTAACACTTTGATAGGTTATGACTTACCCTTTTAGTCTTATGCCAAATGCTGGTGTGGATTTTTCAACTTGGTTTTGGGATGCTTATGCATGAAATTTACTTCCTTATAAAGTCTCGGTTCCTGGTGGTGCGTTCTGCACCACCATCCCATCACATGAAACCGGCGCTGACAGGCGACACTGCCCTGACATGCATATTGGCTTCTTAGTTAAGAATAAGCAGAAAACTGGATATTCAAAGATCATAAGAAAAACCATGCATCTCTTCTGAAACCGTCCACCTCTTCCGGGTCTTTCTGTGCTATTCCATTTCCATTTCGGATATTGGATCAAATAATTTTTTTACATAGCCAGCCTATATTCTCTTGCAACATGTTAAAAAGAGTATTGATTTAGACCATCACTACTCAACACTAAGAGCATGTTTAGTTATTCCTCTTAGAAACACTAGGGGTGGAGCTTGGTTAAGGCCAAAGTGGGCCATGGCCTCCCCTGCCAATGCAATTTTCCACTAGTTAAACAGTGAAGTTGGTGCTGTTCATTGTTGTTTAATTCAGAATTCTATGAACTGCCCCCATCTATTTCTATGGTCAAGCTCCGCCACTGCAACACTGGAAGTTTCCTGTGACGTTTCTGTTGAAAGTTGCATTGGTACCCGCAACGCTTTAGAAGATGTTGTTTAGTGTTATCTCGTTTACTTTTTATTTCCTAGGAGGGCCCTGTTGACTATATTGTTTGGTGTTCTTACATGATGTGTTTGACTGCAGGAACGATCGCCACAAAAGTGACTGCATATGTGCTGTTTGTCAAGTTACAAggcgtaagaaagaaagggatgaAATATTGGCTATTATAGATAATGAAACTGCTGCAATGGATAGTAACACTTCTGAGCAGCAGGACATGGAGGTTAGCTTGCACATCTACATCCTTTTATTTCTTTTGTTATGCTTTTTGGTCAAGGGTCTTCCCAAATGTGTGTTAGTTTTATTTCTCCATGTTTCTGTTGCCATTTTGGTGTTCTGATAGACTCATATAACACTGTTTTCAATTGAACAACCATGCCTCTGTTATCTGCAACTCTTTGTCGccaacatcaaagttgtataCTCATTTTATAGTGTGTTCAATGGAATAAGCATGCCTCAAAGTTGTATACTCATATTACAGTGTGTTCAATCGAATAAGCATGCCTCTGCTGTCTGCAATTTTCTGTTTCTGAAAAACTTGACCAACCTAGGAGGCTAGGTGGCTTCTTAATTAAGAAGAAATAGCACCCAAATTTGCCAATTTTCTGTTTCTGCTTTCTGAACATCAAAGTAATGCTTACATATCAAGATGATGCTTGGTATGTAGTACATGTGCTTGACTTGTTCCAAGTATCATTTTTGGCTTTTGTAGTTGATTTTCTCACTGTACACTTAGTCATGGCACAATTGATGTTTTTTACTTTTTTACTCTCTGTACTACATATTGTGATGTTCTTATTCTCAGAGTGTAAAGGACTAGAGACAGTGTTTGAAAGGTGACTAGGCGACCAGGCGAGTGCTGGGTCCTCCTGGACGCCCAGGCGACAAGGCGCCACTGTTTGCCAAGGCAAGCtgggtacgcctggacgcctaggcgccGCCTTCGAAACACTGACTAGAGGTGTTTTCAAGCATGCAGGCTATCTTCATCTTGAGCTAATATGTGCTTTGCATGTCAGGGAAACTCTGGTGCTAATAATCTTGGTAATCATGACACTTGCTCTAGCCAGGAGCAACCGTCACAAACTTATGTGTACAAAGAGATACCAGAAGCAAACGATTCTGGGATTCGGATGGAAGATGTCGGAAAGTTCTCCATTGATCAGACATCTAGTTTGCCGCTTCCTGACTATGAAGACGAGGGTTCCAGACAATACTTGGAGGAAAAAGGGCAGGCTGAGTATAGATATATGAACAGTAACGAAGAGCACACCCCCACTCAGCCTAATGAGTACTCTGATGTTGAGCATCACCAGCAAAAGGTAACTGTAGCCAGACTTCCAGGACATCCTCAGCATTTTGTTTCCATGTATATCTTGTCATTATTATTTGATAGTATGCTAGGATTAGTAGAGGCTAAAAAAGTTCTCTATAAGCTATATTGCTTAGTGGTTGGGATCAGTTGATTAACAGTTTGACTTCATTCCTCATCTTGTCCTATGTCTGCTCGAGTGTCACCTGGGCAATTTGGTTTTGGTCCCACTCACATGTCCTGTCGGGTACACCTGTTAGTGGCATACTGTCTCTGTGCTGTTTCTCTTTGTTATGACCCACAAATCTTAAGTAGTACCAGAGGCAATCAGTATAGTGGGCACAAAGTCATTGTTGCATGCCTATGAATCTACGGAAAAGGTTAAGCTCACTTTTGTGTCATGTCATCACAGGGACAGACAGAGACCAGCCAAGAGGTTGAAATGGAGGAGGATTATCCTATGCAGCAGGAGAACCCTTCATTCCTTCAACTCTGTGCGAGCCTCTTCCCCAGCAACGGGAGCACCACTTTCAGGGTGCGACATTCCCTGTTCCGTCCGCGACGCCGAgctccggtgaagacaagccctCTGCATGTAGCCATGGCGGCGATAATGAAGCGTTAGGAATTTCTCAGGCTCGGTTTCGTGTGAAGAGAAGCTCCAGGCAGCGGTGCTGACTTTGGCAAAGCTGTACCCTGAAGACATGGAAGCAGGTTGGAATGTTGAGGCCGATTAGTCTATACATACATGTGGGTGCGAGATTAGTTGAGGAATGCCCATCTCTGTTGTCTGCATATGGGATTCAGAATTCTGTTTGATTTTTCTATGAGGCTAATTGTGGTGGCCACATGTTGGTCCATTGCTTGCCGCCCTGGAATAGGGCTGGCCTGATGAAACACCCTCCTATTATAATTTGATGATCTAGGGTTTGTTTATTGCCTCGGCAAATTCTTCTCCCCAACTGCTCACCTGACCAGAGAAAAAAGAGATGCTCTTTGCTCAAACAGAAGTTCAACTGGGATACATACATGATTGACAATCCAGACTTGAATATTTGCTGTGAATATTATAACACATTCTGGAATCAGTCGGGTCCTAAACCTGTCACCTACTCCTGTGAATGTGAGGTGCCTTGAGACTAGCACTGCATTATATGATAAGAATGGCGCATGGGCACGTGGCACATCCTGTATGGCCTGGCCATGGCTTCTCTCTGATTCAGAGGTGATCACTGATACACAAAAGCCTCTGCTCATCGCTTAACGCTTGTCGTTTGATATGATACACCTGAATGGTAAGGACCTAACCTAACCATGAACAGTGATGCTTCTGCTGCTTTGGTTGGCAGCGCACAGTGAAGAGGAAATCTGTGCCATCCCCATTCTTGAAGGATGTTTAAGCATCCCGGGTAATCTTTGCTGAATGACTTTTTTTTTTGCAGTAATGACTTTTGGCGGTACAGGTTGTTCCCTTCTTgagtaaggccccgtttagttccatccaaaaaccaaaaatttttgcgcagtacccgtcacatcgaattttgcggcacatgcatggagtactaaatgtagacgaaaaaaaactaattacacagttagccgagaaatcgtgagacgaatcttttaagcctaaatagtccataattggacaatttttgccaaataaaaacgaaagtgctacagtagccaaaagccaaaaattttcggaactaaacggggGCCTAAGTTAAGTGAGCTGTAAACCTAACCAACCTCGAGTGTACTGCAGGCAAGTAGGTGGAGTACGTATGTTCCAAACCTTTCCATCCCAACTGCCAATGCAGACCCTTGTTGGGAATGAATGGTTGGTTGCTCGTGGAATGAAACAAAGAGGATGCGTGTGTGTACGTGTGTGTGTCTGACAAATCCTTCCTCTAGTAGGTTTCTTTGGTCGGCTGATGACACGAGAAAGAATCGAAAAGAGTACAATTGCAGAATGGGGAAATGAAATCCGTGTTGATCCAGAAACTCGATGGCTGGCTGGCAAGTGGTCTGAAGAGAGGAGACGAGAAGAGAGCAGAGGAGGCAGACAAAAATTGAGAGCatcagagcatctccaagagtttgacaaattttatttggcaaatcttgtgatttgccaaCTCCTAAAATTATATGtcaagtaaaaaaacaatccatctccaagagtttagcatttttgacttggtaaaataaaaaaaacccgttaacaaaacgaagaggcccgctaagcgaacgaagagctccgctaagcgaacgaagagccccggatgccaagccgtatacgcgcgcgtatatttgcgcgcgcggagggaagatttgccaagttgctattgatgccaagttgttttgcaaaactgttggaggctattttttcttattttgccaaaattatatggatgccaagttgagatagcaaactcttggagatactcTGAGCAGGGTACTCTTATCCAATCTCCATTGACACTTGAATTTGAACGGACCAAGTCAAGTCTACCTAACAAACCCCAAAACCTGCAACCTCGCCGGCCTCCCTCCCTCATCATGAACTCGTCGTCTCTAGAGCCTGCAGCAGAAGTTTCTTTATATCTTTAattaaagaaagaaaaggaaaaaaaaaagaaatgttaGGAAAATTTCACGGAAACGCGTTTCTTTCCAGCAATGCGCCCACCTACTAGAAAGAAACAAAAAGCGACATCCAAGCAAAAGCCAGCGCACCCACTCTCCCACCTCTCCCGTCCCCTCGATTCCCGATACCCCGATTCCTTCCTCCTCGCTCGCGTGCCGACGTGCCGTCGCCGTCCACCGCGGCAGGGCAAGCAACGGCTGCCTCGCGCGCTCATGTCGTCTTCTCCCTCCGGGTGCCGCCAATGTCTAGCCATGCCCACGCCGGCCACCGCCGTCGTCTTTTCCTCCTGAGGAGAACGAGCACCAGCACTAGGCTTCCTTACCTCCTCGTCCTTCTCGTCGCCGTCGTCTTGATCGCCGACGTGTGCACGGCGTCGCGGCAGTTCTCGACGGTCGCAATCTCCCACGCGCCCAACGCTACGCTCGTCTGCGCGCTCGTCACCATCAGCGCCGCCGGCGATGACGCGGGAGGAGCGGGGTCGTCACCAGGCTCCAAGCTGCACTGCACCTCGCACCCCGACGGCCAGCAGTTCGTGTACCCGTCCGCGGACATCCCCTACAACGCCATCGCGGCCGGGGCCGACTTCCTGTGCGGCCTCATGGCGCCGCTGGGCGGCCACGCCGCCATGCGCTGGTGGTCCTTCTCCGAGGAGTTCGCCGCCAACCGCTCCCGCCCCGTCGGCCGCCGCCTCTACTGGGGCCCCTCGCTGCGCTCGCTCAACGCCGGGGGATCCCACGTCTGCGGCCTCTCCGACGACCACGACCCCGCATGCTGGGAGTGGCCGCACCTCGACCTCCCGAAAGGCCTCGACTTCTCCCGCATCGCGCTGGGCCACGACTTCCTCTGCGGCATCGACAAGCGCGACAATACCAGCATGAGCTGCTTCGGCGGCATGACGGCGCCGTCGCTCACCCCCACGCCCGCGGCCTTCAATACCCTTGCCGCCGGCCACCGCCACGCGTGCGCCGTCGACTCCGAGGGTGGCTTCGGCTGCTGGGGCGACGGCGACGTCCCGGACGTGCCGGCGCACGAGCTGCCGGGCGACATGCTCTCCATGGCGCTCGGCAACGACACCACCTGCATCCTCTCCGGCAGCGGCCGGGTCCAGTGCTGGGGCGCCGTACAGGTGCCGGACCAGTACAGGAACACGGATTTCCTAGCCATCGAGGCCGACGGCGACGCGGTGTGCGGCATCCTCAAGAGCAACTACTCCGTCGCGTGCTGGGGGAGAAGCGACCGGTTCGGCACCGGCGGCAGCCTGGTCTACAACAGCACCATGCCCGGCGCCTGCGCGCGCAAGAAGAGCTGCCCCTGcgacatcatctccggctccggcGCGCTCTGCGGCTCCGGCGGTGCCGAGGACGGCGAGGAGCTCGCCGTCTGCCAGGCCTGCCCGTTGCGGCTGAACGCTTCCAGGATCCTCATTGCCAACGAGAGGGATGTATCGGCAGCCGTAGACGACAGCGGGAAGAAGAAGGCCAAGACCCTGACCGTCGCCCTCAGCGTGGGCGGCGTCGGCGCCGCGGTGCTCGCGGCTGCTGCGGTGGCGCTCTACCTCGTGGCGTACAGGAAGCGGGACAACAACAAGAAGACGCTGACGCTGCGCCTCGGGGAGTCGTCGTCGCGGCGGCTGTGCCGCGACGTGGAGGCCATGGTCATGCCGGCGCCGCAGGTCTCGCCGCTCCGGCCGGCGCGGCCGCTCGGGTGCGAGGAGTTCACGCTCCGGGACCTGTCGCGCATCACCGACGGCTTCTCGGTGGAGAAGAAGATCGGGAGCGGCAGCTTCGGGTCTGTGTACCGCGCCAAGCTCCCCGACGGGCGCGAGGTGGCCATCAAGCGTGCGGAGCgtagcggcagcggcggccgccgccggcgtcgcTTCGACGCGGAGCGCGCGTTCCGCGCGGAGCTGCGGCTGCTGTCGCGCGTGAACCACCGGAACCTGGTGCAGCTGCTGGGCTTCTGCGAGGAGCGCGGCGAGCGCATCCTGGTGTTCGAGTTCATGCCCCACGGCGCGCTCCACGACCACCTCcacggcagcggcagcagcagcagcagcagcgggtaCTCGCCGCTGTTCGCGTCGTGGGAGGCGCGGCTCCGGGTGGCGCTGGACGCGGCGCGCGGCGTGGAGTACCTGCATTGCTACGCCGTGCCGGCCATCATCCACCGCGACGTGAAGCCGTCCAACATCCTGCTGGACGGCGAGTGGACGGCCAAGGTGTCGGACTTCGGGCTGTCGCTGGCCAGCGGCAGCACGGCAgcggccgccgccgcgtcgtCGTCCGCGACGGCCGGCACGGTGGGTTACATCGACCCGGAGTACTACCGGCTGCAGGAGCTGACGGAGCGCagcgacgtgtacagcttcggcgtgGTGCTGCTGGAGCTCGTCACCGGCCGCAAGGCCATCCACCGGACGAGCCAGGACGGCAGCGGGTCTCCCCGGAACGTGATCGAGTTCGCCGTGCCGGCGGTCGAGACGGGCAACATCACGAGGATCCTCGACGAGCGCGTGCCGCCGCCGCGCGGGCACGAGGTGGAGGCCGTGGCGCGCGTCGCCAAGATCGCCTCGGAGTGCGTCCGGCCACGGGGCCGCGCCAGGCCGATCATGTCCGAGGTGGTGGCGGAGCTGGAGTG encodes:
- the LOC136476584 gene encoding uncharacterized protein is translated as MKRKRARKPARKKAGPAESTSPDSASSPSTEASDSPRDQAEEDNNNAPPVADAGAAVPEPPPPPPPAQLQPSEPPRKPSASALANPPADITYSRPKVGAVYGRVKLKFKSSKTVDSPLRPQQQDSSEAEVPPLADAGKSEGAAVPEVIKRADAEKAAVVTDGQQADGQGLESSDADKEKVARKVGGIKIKLAGLPSGENSTPDRKADSVVEPPPSKQEALLESKKMEDVVELWSSQESEEKQSTPEHQRNEKELAAALEAIKKVMKMDAADPFNVPVDPIALEIPDYFDVIDTPMDFGTICQNLERGDKYMNSEDVYKDVQFIWDNCIKYNSKGDYIIELMKRVKKGFMKYWLAAGLYSDVPDSGGNDNTGDEDAKGHSKNKAKNKRRRPGNDRHKSDCICAVCQVTRRKKERDEILAIIDNETAAMDSNTSEQQDMEGNSGANNLGNHDTCSSQEQPSQTYVYKEIPEANDSGIRMEDVGKFSIDQTSSLPLPDYEDEGSRQYLEEKGQAEYRYMNSNEEHTPTQPNEYSDVEHHQQKGQTETSQEVEMEEDYPMQQENPSFLQLCASLFPSNGSTTFRVRHSLFRPRRRAPVKTSPLHVAMAAIMKR
- the LOC136472410 gene encoding serine/threonine-protein kinase-like protein CCR4, yielding MSSHAHAGHRRRLFLLRRTSTSTRLPYLLVLLVAVVLIADVCTASRQFSTVAISHAPNATLVCALVTISAAGDDAGGAGSSPGSKLHCTSHPDGQQFVYPSADIPYNAIAAGADFLCGLMAPLGGHAAMRWWSFSEEFAANRSRPVGRRLYWGPSLRSLNAGGSHVCGLSDDHDPACWEWPHLDLPKGLDFSRIALGHDFLCGIDKRDNTSMSCFGGMTAPSLTPTPAAFNTLAAGHRHACAVDSEGGFGCWGDGDVPDVPAHELPGDMLSMALGNDTTCILSGSGRVQCWGAVQVPDQYRNTDFLAIEADGDAVCGILKSNYSVACWGRSDRFGTGGSLVYNSTMPGACARKKSCPCDIISGSGALCGSGGAEDGEELAVCQACPLRLNASRILIANERDVSAAVDDSGKKKAKTLTVALSVGGVGAAVLAAAAVALYLVAYRKRDNNKKTLTLRLGESSSRRLCRDVEAMVMPAPQVSPLRPARPLGCEEFTLRDLSRITDGFSVEKKIGSGSFGSVYRAKLPDGREVAIKRAERSGSGGRRRRRFDAERAFRAELRLLSRVNHRNLVQLLGFCEERGERILVFEFMPHGALHDHLHGSGSSSSSSGYSPLFASWEARLRVALDAARGVEYLHCYAVPAIIHRDVKPSNILLDGEWTAKVSDFGLSLASGSTAAAAAASSSATAGTVGYIDPEYYRLQELTERSDVYSFGVVLLELVTGRKAIHRTSQDGSGSPRNVIEFAVPAVETGNITRILDERVPPPRGHEVEAVARVAKIASECVRPRGRARPIMSEVVAELEWAVTLCEESVVASAAAAAGGQNSFRHGGSDLSRSRSRSESDDPSPFHTRELGLGFGFGLGSSRPITHGRSHSTM